Proteins encoded within one genomic window of Deferribacter autotrophicus:
- the purD gene encoding phosphoribosylamine--glycine ligase, which yields MKVLVIGSGGREHALSWKIAQSSLVEKVFVAPGNGGTAIEEKCENVDIKADDFNSLLKFAKNNNIDLTVVGPEDPLAKGIVDIFEENNLKIFGPKKAAAMIEASKAFAKNVMIKAGIPTAYYAEFSDFESAKFYVEEKGAPIVVKADGLAAGKGVTVAKTIDEAIKALEEIFIEKVFGESGNKVVIEEFLEGEEASYLAFTDGNVILPLVSSQDHKPIYDNDEGPNTGGMGAYSPAPVVTKDIFDFTTEKIAKPLINELANRGIKYKGIIYAGLMITENGPKVLEFNCRFGDPETQPVLYKMKSDIVPIILAAVDEQLKDASVEWYDDATVCVVLASGGYPKSYKKGYEITGINDAKNIDGIKVFHAGTKFENGKIITNGGRVLGVTGRASNLHEAIEKTYSAVKQIHFKDMHYRNDIGQKALRR from the coding sequence ATGAAAGTTTTGGTAATAGGTTCAGGTGGTAGAGAACACGCTTTGAGCTGGAAAATAGCTCAAAGTAGTTTGGTGGAAAAGGTTTTTGTAGCTCCAGGAAACGGTGGAACTGCTATTGAAGAAAAATGTGAAAATGTAGATATAAAAGCTGACGATTTTAACAGTCTCTTAAAATTTGCTAAAAACAACAATATAGACCTTACCGTCGTGGGACCTGAAGATCCGTTGGCAAAAGGTATTGTTGATATTTTTGAAGAAAACAATTTAAAAATCTTCGGTCCTAAAAAAGCTGCAGCAATGATTGAAGCAAGTAAAGCCTTTGCAAAAAATGTAATGATAAAAGCCGGTATTCCTACAGCATATTATGCTGAATTTAGTGATTTTGAATCTGCAAAGTTTTATGTGGAAGAAAAAGGTGCACCCATAGTGGTAAAAGCTGATGGACTTGCTGCTGGAAAAGGGGTTACTGTAGCAAAAACGATTGATGAAGCGATAAAAGCTTTAGAAGAAATTTTTATAGAAAAAGTATTTGGTGAATCAGGAAATAAAGTTGTCATTGAAGAATTTCTCGAAGGTGAAGAGGCATCATATCTTGCTTTTACTGATGGTAATGTGATCCTTCCACTTGTATCAAGTCAGGATCATAAACCAATTTATGACAATGACGAAGGTCCCAATACTGGCGGTATGGGTGCTTACTCCCCTGCCCCGGTTGTTACCAAAGATATTTTTGACTTTACCACAGAAAAGATAGCAAAACCACTCATCAATGAGTTAGCCAACAGAGGGATTAAATATAAAGGAATCATTTACGCAGGTCTTATGATAACTGAAAATGGACCTAAAGTTTTAGAATTTAACTGTAGGTTTGGTGACCCTGAGACGCAACCTGTTTTATATAAAATGAAATCCGATATCGTCCCAATAATACTTGCTGCAGTGGATGAACAACTGAAAGATGCTTCCGTAGAATGGTATGATGATGCCACCGTTTGTGTTGTATTGGCATCAGGTGGTTATCCTAAATCATACAAAAAAGGATATGAAATTACAGGTATCAATGATGCAAAAAATATTGATGGTATAAAGGTATTTCACGCAGGAACAAAATTTGAAAATGGCAAAATCATTACCAATGGTGGACGTGTACTCGGAGTTACCGGAAGA
- the purH gene encoding bifunctional phosphoribosylaminoimidazolecarboxamide formyltransferase/IMP cyclohydrolase translates to MPERALISVSNKEGIVEFAKSLVQYGIEIISTGGTAKLLKENGIDIIEISDFTGFPEILDGRVKTLHPNVHAGILNVRDSKVHRETMEKMNLKNIDMVVVNLYPFEATISKENFTFDEAIENIDIGGPTMIRSAAKNHKFVTVVVDNKDFELILKELHEGGISYDTRLNLARKAFTHTAVYDSLISNYFNQICNIEFPEELTIPMRKDIDLRYGENPHQKAAFYKSPLIKEISVSTSEKLHGKELSFNNIIDINGALELIKEFEQPAAAIIKHTNPCGVGIADNIFDAYNYALECDPISAFGGIVAFNRIVNSKTAEKLSEIFLEVVIAPDFEEEAFNILTKKKNLRLFKTGNLNKYRDNEYDMKKVVGGFLLQDRDLKNFDENVGFKVVTKRKPTKEELEALKFAWIVVKHVKSNAIVYANSNQTIGIGAGQMSRVDSSKIAAIKARKSLNDTVMASDAFFPFRDSVDEAAKHGITAIIQPGGSIRDDEVIQAANEHNIAMIFTGMRHFKH, encoded by the coding sequence ATGCCTGAAAGAGCTTTAATCAGTGTTTCAAACAAGGAAGGTATTGTTGAATTTGCCAAAAGTCTTGTTCAATATGGAATTGAAATCATCTCCACTGGTGGCACTGCAAAACTGTTAAAAGAAAATGGCATTGATATTATAGAAATATCCGACTTTACAGGATTTCCTGAAATACTTGATGGTAGGGTAAAAACACTTCATCCAAATGTTCATGCGGGTATTCTGAATGTAAGAGATAGTAAAGTCCACAGAGAAACAATGGAAAAAATGAACCTGAAAAATATAGATATGGTTGTAGTAAATCTTTATCCCTTTGAAGCCACTATTTCCAAAGAAAACTTTACTTTTGACGAAGCTATTGAAAACATTGATATTGGCGGTCCCACAATGATAAGAAGTGCCGCAAAAAATCATAAATTTGTGACAGTGGTAGTGGATAACAAAGACTTTGAGTTGATTTTAAAAGAGCTGCATGAAGGAGGTATTTCTTACGATACGAGATTAAATCTTGCAAGAAAAGCATTTACCCATACCGCTGTCTATGACAGTCTTATTTCAAACTATTTCAATCAAATTTGCAATATTGAGTTTCCTGAAGAATTAACCATTCCAATGAGAAAAGATATTGATTTACGTTATGGTGAAAATCCTCACCAGAAAGCAGCTTTTTACAAATCACCCCTCATTAAAGAGATTAGCGTATCTACATCAGAAAAGCTGCACGGCAAAGAGCTTTCATTTAACAATATTATAGATATTAATGGCGCTCTTGAATTAATCAAAGAATTTGAACAACCTGCTGCAGCAATAATCAAACATACAAACCCTTGTGGAGTGGGAATAGCAGACAACATCTTTGATGCATACAACTATGCCCTTGAATGCGACCCTATAAGCGCCTTTGGAGGAATTGTAGCGTTTAATAGAATTGTAAACAGCAAAACAGCAGAAAAATTGTCCGAAATATTTTTAGAAGTTGTAATCGCACCGGATTTTGAAGAAGAAGCTTTTAATATCTTAACAAAGAAAAAAAATCTCAGATTATTTAAAACAGGAAATCTCAACAAATATAGAGATAACGAATACGATATGAAAAAAGTTGTGGGCGGTTTTCTCCTTCAAGATAGAGATTTGAAAAATTTTGATGAAAATGTTGGTTTTAAAGTGGTTACAAAAAGAAAACCTACCAAGGAAGAACTTGAAGCACTAAAATTTGCTTGGATTGTTGTAAAGCATGTGAAATCCAATGCCATTGTTTATGCAAACAGTAATCAGACAATCGGTATTGGAGCCGGACAGATGAGTAGAGTGGATTCAAGCAAAATTGCAGCAATAAAAGCAAGAAAATCTCTTAATGACACTGTTATGGCATCTGACGCTTTCTTTCCTTTTAGAGACTCTGTGGATGAAGCTGCAAAACACGGTATTACTGCAATCATACAACCTGGCGGTTCTATAAGGGATGATGAAGTAATTCAAGCTGCAAATGAACATAATATTGCAATGATTTTTACAGGAATGAGACATTTCAAACATTAA
- the lspA gene encoding signal peptidase II has product MKNRIYIILAFIILILDQYTKYLIKKSFHLFEIKPVIKGFFNLTYILNPGAAFGFLANLNEKYRQLFFVFVTIMAIIIVIYLFTKENNSILRKLSYSLILGGALGNFIDRLFIGKVVDFLDFYISSYHWPAFNVADSSISIGIFFLILDMVINKKEDSNNENNA; this is encoded by the coding sequence ATGAAAAACAGAATTTATATAATCTTAGCTTTTATAATTTTAATATTAGACCAATATACAAAATACCTTATTAAAAAGAGTTTTCATCTTTTTGAAATAAAACCTGTTATAAAGGGATTTTTCAATCTTACTTATATACTAAACCCAGGAGCAGCCTTTGGATTTCTTGCTAACTTAAATGAAAAATATAGACAGCTCTTTTTTGTATTTGTTACAATTATGGCAATAATTATAGTAATTTATCTCTTTACTAAAGAAAATAATTCGATTTTGCGAAAACTATCTTATTCACTTATTTTAGGCGGAGCACTTGGTAATTTTATTGACAGGCTATTTATCGGTAAGGTAGTTGATTTCCTTGATTTTTATATAAGCTCATATCATTGGCCTGCCTTTAACGTGGCAGACTCAAGCATAAGTATCGGAATATTTTTTCTTATTCTGGATATGGTAATTAATAAAAAGGAGGATTCAAATAATGAAAATAATGCCTGA
- the ileS gene encoding isoleucine--tRNA ligase translates to MEYKDTLNLPKTDFPMKANLTKNEPIRLKKWEEEKIYEKILAKRNPENKYILHDGPPYANGHLHMGHALNKILKDFILKTKSLKGYYTPYIPGWDCHGLPIEHQVDKELGKKKNEIPKHEKRKLCRKYASKFIDIQREEFKRLGVLGDWENPYITMDFKYEANTLKELYKFFDNGGAYKGLKPVYWCISCVTALAEAEVEYHDHTSPSIYVKFPLNDDAKKALNIEEEISAVIWTTTPWTLPANLGIAMNPELEYAVVRVLKSDNKNLKENELLILAKELVEKLKDIFKIEELKIEKVFNANTLERTNAKHPFYNRNSLFILGDHVTLEQGTGLVHTAPGHGQEDYEIGLTYGLEILNPVDDYGNFKKDTELFGGMNIFKANEEIIKLLDSNGTLLETSKIKHSYPHCWRCKKPVVFRATPQWFISMEKNDLRKKALNEIDKVQWIPSWGRNRIYSMIENRPDWCISRQRSWGVPIAVFLCGECGEVIINKDIQEKVLSEFYKYGADIWFEKDVEYFLGKDFECPHCKSKNIRKETDILDVWFDSGVSHAAVCEEREELRWPADMYLEGSDQHRGWFHSSLLESVGTRGKAPYNEVLTHGFVVDGKGLKMSKSMGNVITPDEIINKYGAEILRLWVAAEDYTEDIRISNDIIKHLVESYRKIRNTQRYLLGNLYDFSPNKDIIKFENLKELDKYILIRWQKVKERIYKAYDNYQFHIFYHTFLNFCINDLSSFYLDIIKDRVYAYKADSFERRSAQSAMFILLREMAIVMSPILSFTADEVWEFLPDFKGKEESVFIHTFPPVKQIEDDELIKKMEFLKELKSVVNKACELARRDKIIGHSLDAKVIVAIKDYDEKLLQVDEGIEKIFIVSEFYTEDFDKLTDCYVSEDGKIKVKVEASSFEKCERCWTHSASIGKSSAHPTLCERCVSQL, encoded by the coding sequence ATGGAATACAAAGATACCCTAAATTTACCAAAAACAGATTTTCCCATGAAAGCTAACCTAACCAAAAATGAGCCTATCAGATTGAAAAAATGGGAAGAAGAAAAGATTTATGAAAAAATATTAGCAAAAAGAAATCCTGAAAATAAATATATTTTACATGACGGTCCACCTTATGCAAACGGACATCTTCATATGGGACATGCTCTAAATAAGATTTTAAAAGATTTTATACTCAAAACCAAATCTTTAAAAGGGTATTATACCCCTTATATCCCTGGTTGGGATTGTCATGGCTTGCCTATTGAACATCAAGTTGATAAAGAACTTGGTAAGAAAAAAAATGAAATTCCAAAACATGAAAAGAGAAAGCTTTGTAGAAAATATGCAAGCAAATTCATCGATATACAAAGAGAAGAATTTAAGAGGCTTGGTGTACTGGGTGATTGGGAAAACCCATATATCACTATGGATTTTAAATATGAAGCTAACACATTGAAAGAATTGTACAAATTTTTTGATAACGGTGGTGCATATAAAGGGCTAAAACCTGTTTATTGGTGTATTTCTTGTGTTACAGCTTTGGCCGAAGCCGAAGTAGAATACCATGATCACACATCACCATCCATTTATGTAAAATTCCCTCTTAATGATGACGCAAAAAAAGCTTTAAATATAGAAGAAGAGATTTCAGCCGTTATCTGGACAACTACCCCTTGGACATTGCCTGCAAACCTTGGAATTGCTATGAATCCTGAACTTGAATACGCTGTTGTAAGAGTTTTAAAATCTGACAATAAAAATTTAAAAGAAAACGAATTGTTAATTTTAGCAAAAGAGTTGGTAGAAAAGCTTAAAGATATTTTCAAAATAGAAGAACTTAAAATTGAAAAAGTATTCAATGCCAATACACTTGAAAGAACAAATGCAAAACATCCATTTTATAATAGAAATTCACTTTTTATTCTCGGTGATCACGTAACTCTTGAACAGGGTACAGGGCTTGTTCACACAGCTCCTGGGCATGGTCAAGAAGACTATGAAATAGGTTTAACCTATGGATTAGAAATACTTAATCCTGTGGATGATTACGGAAACTTTAAAAAAGATACAGAACTATTTGGTGGAATGAATATTTTCAAAGCTAATGAAGAAATCATAAAACTGTTAGATAGTAATGGGACTTTACTAGAAACATCCAAAATAAAACACTCATATCCGCATTGTTGGCGATGCAAAAAACCAGTGGTTTTTAGAGCTACACCTCAGTGGTTTATCTCAATGGAAAAAAATGATTTGAGAAAAAAAGCTCTAAATGAAATTGATAAAGTACAATGGATTCCATCATGGGGAAGAAACAGAATCTATTCTATGATAGAAAATAGACCTGACTGGTGTATTTCAAGACAAAGAAGTTGGGGTGTTCCAATAGCGGTTTTCCTTTGCGGTGAATGCGGTGAAGTAATTATAAATAAAGATATTCAAGAAAAAGTACTCTCCGAATTTTATAAATATGGTGCCGATATCTGGTTTGAAAAAGATGTTGAATACTTCTTGGGCAAAGATTTTGAATGCCCACATTGTAAAAGTAAAAATATCAGAAAAGAAACCGATATTTTGGATGTTTGGTTTGATTCTGGTGTAAGCCATGCAGCTGTTTGTGAAGAAAGGGAAGAACTTAGATGGCCCGCAGATATGTACCTTGAAGGTAGTGACCAGCATAGAGGATGGTTTCACAGTTCTTTGTTAGAAAGTGTAGGTACAAGAGGCAAAGCACCATACAATGAAGTACTTACCCATGGTTTCGTGGTAGATGGTAAAGGGCTTAAAATGTCCAAATCTATGGGTAATGTAATAACTCCAGATGAGATAATCAACAAGTATGGTGCAGAAATTTTAAGATTATGGGTGGCTGCAGAGGATTACACTGAAGATATCAGAATTTCAAATGATATAATAAAACATCTCGTAGAATCCTACAGAAAAATAAGAAATACTCAAAGATATCTTCTTGGCAACCTTTACGACTTTTCTCCGAACAAAGATATCATTAAATTTGAGAATCTCAAAGAACTCGATAAATATATTCTAATAAGGTGGCAAAAAGTAAAAGAAAGAATTTATAAAGCATACGATAATTATCAATTCCACATTTTTTACCACACATTCTTAAATTTCTGTATCAATGACTTATCATCTTTTTATCTCGACATAATAAAAGATAGGGTCTACGCTTATAAAGCGGATTCTTTTGAAAGAAGGTCAGCTCAATCAGCAATGTTTATCCTTCTAAGAGAGATGGCCATAGTTATGTCCCCTATTCTTTCATTCACTGCTGATGAGGTTTGGGAATTTTTACCAGATTTTAAAGGAAAAGAAGAATCTGTATTCATACACACATTTCCTCCTGTAAAACAAATCGAGGATGACGAACTAATTAAGAAAATGGAATTTTTGAAGGAATTAAAATCAGTAGTTAATAAAGCTTGTGAATTAGCAAGAAGAGATAAAATCATAGGTCATTCTCTTGATGCAAAAGTAATTGTTGCTATAAAAGATTACGATGAAAAACTTTTGCAAGTTGATGAAGGAATTGAAAAAATATTTATAGTTTCTGAGTTTTATACTGAGGATTTTGACAAATTAACCGATTGTTACGTTTCTGAGGACGGTAAAATTAAGGTAAAAGTTGAAGCATCTTCCTTTGAAAAATGTGAGAGATGCTGGACGCATTCTGCATCAATCGGCAAAAGTAGCGCACACCCTACCCTGTGTGAAAGATGTGTTAGTCAACTTTAA
- a CDS encoding DsbA family protein: protein MKKYLSLILLIMFISAVSFASSIEDTLKENLMKNFAKRGLSGIEVSVKIIKQLDNPKGFYFVKVNINDKMRNRQVSQFLISDGEILIPDIINISTGTSLIKEMSFMYDTVDIPTKDLTLMQGSKNAKHVIIKISDFQCPFCRKAYNYLEPKIKDRKDIALYMLNFPLPIHKNAMIYSQVFEAGMIMGHNFADELYSGKFDSKSADEIIKYFAQKTGDEKRFEELVKSKEIKDRIERQKKIAERYGFRATPVLIFDGKKVEGFDKALIDKGLKSFKN, encoded by the coding sequence ATGAAAAAATATTTATCATTAATTTTATTAATAATGTTTATTAGTGCCGTTTCTTTTGCTTCAAGTATCGAAGATACTTTAAAAGAAAATTTAATGAAAAATTTTGCTAAAAGGGGTTTAAGTGGTATTGAAGTCTCTGTAAAAATTATAAAACAACTTGATAATCCTAAAGGGTTTTATTTTGTAAAAGTTAATATTAATGATAAGATGAGAAATAGGCAAGTTTCCCAATTTTTGATCTCTGATGGTGAAATTCTTATCCCTGATATTATAAATATTAGTACAGGAACAAGCTTGATAAAAGAAATGAGTTTTATGTATGATACTGTTGATATCCCCACAAAAGATTTGACTCTTATGCAGGGCTCAAAAAATGCAAAACATGTTATTATAAAGATAAGCGATTTTCAGTGTCCTTTTTGTAGAAAAGCTTATAATTATCTTGAACCAAAAATTAAAGATAGAAAAGACATTGCTCTTTATATGCTAAATTTTCCTTTGCCAATTCATAAAAATGCCATGATTTATTCACAAGTATTTGAAGCAGGAATGATTATGGGGCATAATTTTGCTGATGAGCTTTATAGTGGAAAGTTTGATAGTAAAAGTGCTGATGAGATTATTAAGTATTTTGCACAAAAAACAGGTGATGAAAAAAGATTTGAAGAACTTGTAAAGTCTAAAGAAATTAAAGATAGGATTGAAAGACAAAAGAAAATTGCTGAAAGATATGGTTTTAGGGCCACCCCAGTGTTGATTTTTGATGGTAAGAAGGTAGAAGGCTTTGATAAAGCTTTAATTGATAAAGGATTAAAATCTTTCAAAAATTAG
- a CDS encoding metal-dependent transcriptional regulator, whose protein sequence is MDEKLSRNMEDYLETIYVLLKESPVARVKDIAEKLDVKKSSVTNALKLLSEKGLVNYDKYSYITLTDEGMKYAEEIFHKHTVLTKFLVEVLSVEKERAEENTCRIEHVIDKDIFEKFERFLSFFLKGDKECLDINEFFIQEKKRRN, encoded by the coding sequence ATGGATGAGAAATTATCAAGAAATATGGAAGATTATTTAGAAACAATTTATGTACTTTTAAAAGAAAGTCCAGTGGCGAGAGTAAAAGATATTGCAGAAAAGCTTGATGTGAAAAAATCTTCAGTGACAAATGCATTAAAATTATTATCCGAAAAAGGATTGGTTAATTACGATAAATACAGTTATATTACCCTGACGGATGAAGGGATGAAGTATGCGGAGGAAATTTTCCACAAGCATACTGTGCTTACTAAATTTTTAGTTGAAGTATTATCAGTCGAGAAAGAAAGAGCTGAAGAAAATACATGTAGAATTGAACATGTGATAGATAAAGATATTTTCGAAAAGTTTGAAAGATTCTTGTCTTTTTTTCTAAAAGGAGATAAGGAGTGTTTGGATATAAATGAGTTTTTTATACAAGAAAAGAAAAGGAGAAATTAG
- a CDS encoding alpha/beta hydrolase yields the protein MVKLVGLKPFKDLKSVDTYELLALDKKRAQSEGVSVKENFPKFLPGNNGTGVLLVHGFTASPYEMSLLADYLNEKGYSVYLARIAGHGSTPKNLNVLTYNDWYESLKYGYFVLKKNCKKLVIIGQSMGALLAIDVAILNGADKVVMLSPALGIKDFGFKLIPLIKNFKEYVINEEFDENLSKYYYPVRPVKGLYQLYLLIEYTWKSVNQESVPIYVILSEYDNLIDTKKVKLFYKKIKTKEKKIDLIKQKSIKHILTLDDNPLRGEIFEKIEMWIREG from the coding sequence ATGGTAAAATTAGTAGGGTTAAAGCCATTTAAGGATTTAAAATCTGTAGATACTTATGAACTTTTAGCACTTGATAAAAAAAGAGCTCAATCAGAGGGCGTATCTGTAAAAGAGAATTTCCCAAAATTTTTGCCTGGAAATAATGGTACTGGTGTTTTACTTGTTCATGGATTTACTGCTTCACCTTATGAGATGTCATTATTAGCTGATTATCTAAATGAAAAAGGATATAGTGTTTATCTTGCAAGAATAGCAGGACATGGAAGTACTCCGAAAAACTTGAATGTTTTAACTTATAATGACTGGTATGAATCTTTAAAGTACGGTTATTTTGTATTGAAAAAAAATTGTAAAAAGTTGGTTATAATTGGACAATCTATGGGTGCACTTTTAGCCATTGATGTTGCAATTCTTAATGGTGCAGATAAAGTTGTTATGTTATCACCAGCTTTAGGAATAAAGGATTTTGGATTTAAACTGATACCGTTAATTAAAAATTTTAAAGAATATGTCATAAATGAGGAGTTTGATGAAAATCTTTCAAAATATTACTATCCAGTAAGACCAGTTAAAGGACTTTATCAACTTTACCTGCTTATTGAATATACATGGAAAAGTGTTAATCAAGAGAGTGTCCCAATATATGTAATTTTATCAGAATATGATAATCTTATTGATACTAAAAAAGTAAAGTTATTTTATAAAAAAATTAAAACAAAGGAAAAAAAGATTGATTTAATAAAACAAAAAAGTATAAAACATATTTTAACACTAGATGACAATCCACTTAGGGGTGAAATATTTGAAAAAATTGAAATGTGGATTAGGGAGGGTTAA
- the proC gene encoding pyrroline-5-carboxylate reductase: MFSGKKIGFIGAGNMATALIKGILKSGLVPPEDIYASDINIEKLDALRNEYGINTIFKDNVKLVSNVDIVVLAVKPQIIDRILKEIDHAVDESKLIISIAAGISTDYIERTVGKELRVIRSMPNTPALVLQGATAICSGIHATEEDIKLAYEIFKAVGLVVIVDETQLDAVTGLSGSGPAYIFMIIEALSDAGVKMGLSREVALKLSAQTVLGSAKLLLETGMHPGRLKDMVTSPGGTAIAGLHTLEQGGLRTTLINAVEAATNRSIELGRKNGK; encoded by the coding sequence GTGTTTTCCGGCAAAAAAATAGGTTTTATTGGTGCGGGAAATATGGCTACTGCGTTAATTAAAGGTATTTTAAAATCTGGCCTTGTACCACCTGAAGATATATATGCAAGTGATATAAATATTGAAAAACTTGATGCATTGAGAAATGAATACGGAATAAATACAATTTTTAAAGATAATGTAAAGCTCGTTTCAAATGTAGATATTGTTGTTTTAGCTGTAAAACCTCAAATTATAGATAGGATTTTAAAAGAGATTGACCATGCTGTTGATGAATCAAAACTTATTATTTCAATTGCAGCAGGGATAAGTACTGATTATATTGAGCGAACAGTAGGTAAAGAACTTCGTGTTATAAGAAGTATGCCGAATACTCCTGCTTTAGTTCTTCAAGGTGCTACTGCTATATGTAGTGGGATTCATGCAACGGAAGAGGATATTAAATTAGCATATGAGATCTTTAAAGCTGTGGGATTGGTGGTTATAGTAGATGAGACTCAATTGGATGCTGTTACTGGATTGTCTGGTAGTGGTCCTGCATATATTTTTATGATTATAGAGGCGCTTAGTGATGCTGGCGTGAAAATGGGACTTTCAAGAGAAGTAGCATTAAAACTTTCAGCGCAGACTGTTCTTGGTTCAGCTAAACTTTTATTAGAAACGGGTATGCATCCTGGTAGACTCAAAGATATGGTAACCTCACCAGGGGGGACTGCAATAGCTGGTTTGCATACCCTTGAACAGGGAGGATTAAGGACAACTCTAATTAATGCAGTTGAGGCTGCTACTAACAGATCAATTGAGTTAGGGAGGAAAAATGGAAAATAG
- a CDS encoding TetR/AcrR family transcriptional regulator: protein MENSKENKFERILNAAIKVIGNKGFHSAKVKDIAELADVADGTIYNYFQNKEDILVTIFKIKLEEYVLNAKREIINIKDPAEKLKVLIKYHIKIMTDNPDLAKVLQIELRQPHIELRSKIRKNLRSYFKVIEEVIEEGKEKGILSKNLNVYLAREMFFGTLDELVSTWVFTGMARDLNDYIDEIYDMLLKAFK from the coding sequence ATGGAAAATAGTAAGGAAAATAAATTTGAAAGAATACTCAACGCTGCTATTAAAGTTATTGGTAACAAAGGATTTCACAGTGCTAAAGTAAAAGATATTGCTGAATTAGCCGATGTAGCGGATGGAACAATTTATAATTATTTTCAAAATAAAGAAGATATTTTAGTAACCATTTTTAAAATTAAGCTTGAAGAATATGTATTAAATGCAAAAAGAGAAATAATAAATATTAAAGATCCTGCTGAAAAATTAAAGGTATTGATAAAATATCACATTAAGATAATGACAGACAATCCAGATTTAGCTAAGGTGTTGCAGATTGAATTGAGACAGCCACATATTGAGCTGCGCAGTAAAATAAGAAAAAATTTAAGAAGTTATTTCAAAGTAATTGAAGAGGTAATTGAAGAAGGTAAAGAAAAAGGGATTTTATCTAAAAACTTGAATGTTTATCTTGCAAGAGAAATGTTTTTTGGTACACTTGATGAATTAGTTTCAACTTGGGTATTTACAGGGATGGCTAGAGACTTGAATGATTATATTGATGAAATATATGATATGTTATTGAAAGCTTTTAAATAG